Proteins from a genomic interval of Rhodothermus marinus:
- a CDS encoding IS701 family transposase, protein MNASKVDELDYIHFLVAAQRVFTTTEAARIRAGELNAPAHDAYTRLLKRIPPDTEALWQEVAPFVRPDRGVLVVDDTTLDKPHARKMAWVTRHWSGKHKRVVQGINLISLLWTEGQARLPCDFRLYNRAEDGLTKNDHFRALLQTAHARGFQPRLVVFDSWYASLANLKYVRQLGWEWFTRLKANRLVSVEGERRNRPVSSWPIPAEGCVMHLKGYGWVKVFKTVTPDGREEYRASSRLDMTLEETAAYGRHAWQIEVYHQGLKQFTGIERGQFRVAEAQRNHIGLAIRAFLRLEVARLQRGISWFEAKQAILREAIRHYLASPSLILHSTA, encoded by the coding sequence GTGAACGCGTCGAAAGTGGATGAGTTAGATTACATTCATTTCTTGGTTGCGGCCCAACGGGTCTTCACCACCACCGAAGCGGCTCGGATTCGGGCAGGGGAGCTCAACGCCCCGGCGCATGATGCCTATACGCGTCTGCTGAAGCGGATTCCGCCCGATACGGAAGCCCTGTGGCAGGAGGTGGCCCCCTTTGTCCGGCCAGACCGTGGGGTGTTGGTGGTGGACGATACCACGCTGGACAAGCCCCATGCTCGGAAGATGGCATGGGTGACACGCCATTGGTCGGGCAAGCACAAGCGGGTGGTCCAGGGCATCAACCTGATCTCGCTGTTGTGGACCGAAGGCCAAGCACGCCTGCCTTGCGATTTTCGCCTTTACAACCGGGCAGAAGACGGCCTGACCAAGAATGACCACTTTCGAGCCCTGCTGCAAACGGCCCATGCGCGTGGCTTTCAGCCCCGGTTGGTTGTCTTTGACAGTTGGTATGCCAGTCTGGCCAACTTGAAGTATGTGCGCCAGCTGGGATGGGAATGGTTCACGCGTTTGAAAGCCAACCGGTTGGTTTCGGTAGAGGGCGAGCGCCGGAATCGTCCGGTATCGAGTTGGCCGATCCCTGCTGAAGGTTGTGTGATGCATCTGAAAGGGTACGGCTGGGTGAAGGTGTTCAAGACGGTGACCCCAGACGGTCGCGAGGAATACCGGGCCAGCAGCCGCCTGGATATGACCCTGGAAGAAACCGCCGCGTATGGCCGGCATGCCTGGCAAATCGAGGTGTATCATCAGGGTCTGAAGCAGTTCACAGGGATCGAACGGGGGCAATTTCGTGTGGCTGAAGCCCAGCGCAACCACATTGGTTTGGCCATTCGAGCCTTTTTGCGCTTGGAAGTGGCCCGTTTGCAGCGTGGTATCAGCTGGTTTGAGGCCAAACAGGCCATCCTTCGGGAGGCTATCCGTCATTACTTGGCCTCTCCCTCCCTGATCCTTCATTCAACTGCGTAA
- a CDS encoding DUF4160 domain-containing protein, whose amino-acid sequence MHVERENNVAKFWLNPVRLQTSGGFRPQEIRRLQRLIEEQEQEFLAAWHAYFGD is encoded by the coding sequence ATCCATGTCGAGCGGGAAAACAACGTGGCTAAATTCTGGTTAAATCCTGTGCGTCTGCAGACAAGTGGAGGTTTTCGCCCCCAGGAGATAAGGCGCTTGCAAAGGCTAATCGAAGAGCAGGAACAAGAATTTTTAGCCGCTTGGCATGCATACTTTGGTGATTGA
- a CDS encoding DUF2442 domain-containing protein → MHTLVIERGVRAREVQVTDEELIVALEDGRTISVPLAWFPRLLHGTPEERANWRFIGNGEGIHWPELDEDIEVAHLLAGIPSQESQHTLQHWLQQRRQQATSRQRET, encoded by the coding sequence ATGCATACTTTGGTGATTGAGCGAGGCGTTCGTGCCCGAGAGGTACAGGTTACCGACGAAGAACTGATCGTCGCGTTGGAAGACGGCCGCACGATCAGCGTTCCGCTGGCCTGGTTCCCCCGGCTGCTGCATGGTACGCCCGAGGAGCGGGCAAACTGGCGTTTCATCGGCAACGGGGAAGGCATTCACTGGCCCGAGCTGGACGAAGATATTGAGGTAGCCCATTTGCTGGCCGGCATTCCTTCTCAGGAAAGTCAACACACCCTCCAGCACTGGTTGCAGCAGCGGCGCCAACAGGCAACTTCACGACAGCGCGAGACATAG
- the metH gene encoding methionine synthase, translated as MRDTHPLTRLLQERILILDGAMGTMIQRHRLSEEDFRGARFADHPHPLRGNNDLLVLTQPELIRDIHRAYLEAGADLIETNTFNANAISQADYGLEHLVYELNVAAARLAREAADEFTRRTPERPRFVAGAIGPTNKTLSISPDVNNPAYRAVTFDEMVAVYREQVRGLLDGGVDVLLVETVFDTLNCKAALFAIQEEFRARARAVPVMVSGTIVDQSGRTLSGQTPEAFWISIAHMPHLLSVGLNCALGSGQMRPFIEELARVATVFTSLYPNAGLPDELGQYRETPEYMAAQLADYAREGWLNLAGGCCGTTPEHIRAIAEALEGIPPRRIPEVPRTLRLSGLEPLVFRPDLNFVNIGERTNVTGSRRFARLIREGRYEEALDVAREQVENGAQMIDVNMDEGLLDGVQAMTTFLNLIATEPEIARVPVVIDSSKWEVIEAGLKCLQGKGVVNSLSLKDGEEVFKERARRVRQYGAAVIVMAFDEQGQADTLERRIEICRRAYRILTEEVGFPPEDIIFDPNIYAVATGIPEHNRYAIDFLEATRWIKTNLPYARVSGGISNLSFSFRGNEPVRRAMHTVFLYHAVQAGMDMGIVNPGQLGIYEEIDPELRERIEDVLFDRRPDATERLIALAQTLTQSAADAAESETLAWRQAPVEERLRHALVKGITEFIEEDVEEARQKYGSPLAVIEGPLMDGMNVVGDLFGAGKMFLPQVVKSARVMKKAVAYLVPFLEAEKQKLGDTRPRARILLATVKGDVHDIGKNIVGVVLQCNGFEVIDLGVMVPADRILEEARRHRVDLIGLSGLITPSLDEMVHVARELERAGFDTPLLIGGATTSKVHTALKIDPCYHAPVVHVLDASRAVPVASALVDPDRRDAFAEEIRQEYEAIRRRHGRRTDEQLLTIEEARANRFTCDWSAVPIMRPNRPGLTVFRNYPLAEIRRYIDWTPFFQAWELRGKYPRILDDPKKGPEARRLFADANQLLDEIIAHGWLQAHGVVGLFPANSQGDDVLVFADEARRKVRAVLHFLRQQTPKRTGQPNRSLADYVAPVESGRADYIGAFAVTAGHGLEELVARFERAHDDYQAILAKALADRLAEAFAELLHERVRRELWGYAPDERLTNEELIAERYRGIRPAPGYPACPDHTEKWTLWELLEAERHTGIRLTEHLAMHPAASVCGYYLAHPEASYFNVGHLGMDQIEDYARRKGMTVEEVERWLAPRLAYDPAARADAA; from the coding sequence ATGCGCGACACGCACCCGCTGACCCGATTGCTTCAGGAGCGGATTCTGATCCTCGACGGGGCGATGGGCACGATGATCCAGCGCCATCGCCTCTCGGAAGAAGACTTCCGCGGCGCGCGCTTTGCCGACCATCCCCATCCGCTGCGGGGCAACAACGACCTGCTCGTCCTGACGCAACCCGAACTGATCCGCGACATCCACCGCGCCTACCTCGAAGCGGGTGCCGACCTGATCGAAACGAACACCTTCAACGCCAACGCCATCTCGCAGGCCGACTACGGGCTGGAGCACCTGGTCTATGAACTCAACGTGGCGGCCGCGCGCCTGGCCCGCGAGGCTGCCGACGAATTTACGCGCCGCACCCCCGAGCGCCCCCGCTTCGTGGCCGGTGCCATCGGCCCCACCAACAAGACGCTGTCGATCTCGCCCGACGTCAACAATCCGGCCTACCGGGCCGTCACCTTCGACGAAATGGTGGCCGTCTATCGGGAGCAGGTGCGCGGGCTGCTCGACGGCGGCGTCGATGTGCTGCTCGTCGAGACCGTCTTCGACACGCTCAACTGCAAGGCGGCGCTCTTTGCCATTCAGGAAGAATTTCGCGCGCGCGCCCGGGCCGTGCCCGTCATGGTCTCGGGCACGATCGTGGACCAGAGCGGCCGTACGCTTTCGGGCCAGACGCCCGAGGCCTTCTGGATTTCCATTGCGCACATGCCGCACCTGCTTTCGGTGGGACTCAACTGTGCGCTCGGCTCCGGCCAGATGCGTCCGTTCATCGAGGAGCTGGCCCGTGTGGCCACCGTCTTCACCAGCCTCTACCCGAACGCCGGGCTGCCCGATGAACTCGGTCAGTATCGCGAAACGCCCGAGTACATGGCCGCGCAACTGGCCGATTACGCCCGCGAGGGCTGGCTCAACCTGGCCGGCGGCTGCTGCGGCACCACGCCCGAGCACATCCGCGCCATCGCCGAGGCGCTCGAAGGCATTCCGCCCCGCCGCATCCCCGAGGTGCCGCGCACGCTGCGCCTTTCGGGCCTGGAGCCGCTCGTCTTCCGACCCGACCTGAACTTCGTCAACATCGGCGAACGGACGAACGTCACGGGCTCGCGCCGCTTCGCCCGCCTGATCCGCGAGGGTCGCTACGAAGAAGCGCTCGACGTGGCCCGCGAACAGGTGGAAAACGGCGCTCAGATGATCGACGTGAACATGGACGAGGGCCTGCTCGACGGCGTGCAGGCCATGACCACGTTCCTGAACCTGATCGCCACCGAGCCGGAAATCGCCCGCGTGCCCGTGGTGATCGACTCGTCGAAGTGGGAGGTGATCGAAGCCGGGCTGAAGTGCCTGCAGGGCAAGGGCGTCGTCAACTCGCTTTCGCTCAAAGACGGCGAGGAGGTCTTCAAGGAACGCGCCCGGCGCGTGCGCCAGTACGGGGCGGCCGTCATCGTGATGGCCTTCGACGAGCAGGGCCAGGCCGACACGCTCGAACGCCGCATCGAAATCTGCCGCCGCGCCTACCGCATCCTGACCGAAGAGGTCGGCTTTCCGCCCGAAGACATCATCTTCGACCCGAACATCTACGCCGTCGCCACCGGCATCCCGGAGCACAACCGCTACGCCATCGACTTTCTGGAGGCCACGCGCTGGATCAAGACGAACCTGCCCTACGCGCGCGTCTCGGGCGGCATCTCGAACCTGTCGTTTTCGTTCCGGGGCAACGAGCCGGTCCGCCGGGCCATGCACACGGTGTTTCTCTACCACGCCGTGCAGGCCGGCATGGACATGGGCATCGTCAACCCCGGCCAGCTCGGGATCTACGAAGAAATCGATCCCGAGCTGCGCGAGCGCATCGAAGACGTGCTCTTCGACCGCCGGCCCGATGCCACCGAGCGTCTGATCGCGCTGGCCCAGACGCTGACGCAATCGGCCGCCGACGCCGCCGAGTCCGAAACGCTGGCCTGGCGCCAGGCGCCCGTCGAGGAGCGGCTGCGCCATGCGCTCGTCAAGGGCATCACGGAGTTCATCGAAGAAGACGTCGAGGAAGCCCGCCAGAAGTACGGCTCGCCGCTGGCCGTCATCGAAGGGCCGCTCATGGACGGGATGAACGTGGTGGGCGACCTGTTCGGCGCGGGCAAGATGTTCCTGCCCCAGGTGGTCAAAAGCGCCCGCGTGATGAAGAAGGCCGTGGCCTATCTGGTGCCCTTCCTGGAGGCCGAAAAGCAGAAACTGGGCGACACGCGGCCGCGCGCCCGCATCCTGCTGGCCACGGTCAAAGGCGACGTGCACGACATCGGCAAGAACATCGTGGGCGTGGTGCTCCAGTGCAATGGCTTCGAGGTGATCGACCTGGGTGTAATGGTGCCCGCCGACCGCATCCTCGAAGAGGCCCGCCGCCACCGGGTGGACCTGATCGGCCTGAGCGGGCTGATCACGCCGAGCCTCGACGAGATGGTGCACGTAGCCCGCGAGCTGGAGCGGGCCGGCTTCGACACACCGCTGCTGATCGGCGGCGCTACGACCTCGAAGGTGCACACAGCCCTGAAGATCGATCCCTGCTACCACGCGCCCGTCGTGCACGTGCTCGATGCCTCGCGGGCCGTGCCGGTGGCCAGCGCCCTTGTCGATCCGGACCGTCGTGATGCCTTTGCAGAAGAAATCCGCCAGGAGTACGAGGCGATCCGACGGCGCCACGGTCGCCGCACCGACGAGCAACTACTGACCATCGAAGAAGCGCGGGCCAACCGCTTCACGTGTGACTGGTCGGCCGTGCCGATTATGCGCCCGAACCGTCCGGGCCTGACCGTCTTCCGCAACTACCCGCTGGCGGAGATCCGGCGCTATATCGACTGGACGCCGTTCTTCCAGGCCTGGGAGCTGCGCGGCAAGTATCCGCGCATTCTGGACGACCCGAAAAAAGGTCCCGAGGCGCGACGGCTGTTTGCCGACGCCAACCAGCTACTGGACGAAATCATCGCGCACGGCTGGTTGCAGGCGCACGGTGTCGTCGGACTGTTTCCGGCCAACAGCCAGGGCGACGACGTGCTGGTGTTCGCCGACGAAGCGCGTCGCAAGGTGCGGGCCGTGCTGCACTTCCTGCGCCAGCAGACCCCCAAGCGGACAGGCCAGCCCAACCGCTCGCTGGCCGACTACGTGGCGCCCGTCGAGAGCGGCCGCGCCGACTACATCGGAGCCTTCGCCGTGACGGCCGGCCACGGGCTGGAGGAACTGGTGGCCCGCTTCGAGCGCGCCCACGACGACTACCAGGCCATTCTGGCCAAAGCGCTGGCCGACCGCCTGGCCGAGGCGTTTGCCGAGCTACTGCACGAACGCGTCCGGCGCGAGTTGTGGGGCTATGCGCCCGATGAGCGACTGACGAACGAGGAGCTGATCGCCGAACGCTACCGCGGGATTCGTCCGGCGCCCGGCTATCCGGCCTGTCCCGACCACACGGAGAAGTGGACGCTCTGGGAACTGCTGGAGGCCGAACGCCACACGGGCATTCGGCTCACCGAGCATCTGGCCATGCACCCGGCCGCATCCGTGTGCGGCTACTACCTGGCCCATCCCGAGGCGTCCTACTTCAACGTGGGACACCTGGGTATGGACCAGATCGAAGACTACGCCCGGCGCAAGGGCATGACCGTCGAGGAAGTCGAACGCTGGCTGGCTCCACGCCTGGCCTACGACCCGGCCGCCCGCGCCGACGCCGCGTGA
- a CDS encoding type II toxin-antitoxin system Phd/YefM family antitoxin, with the protein MRIGLQKARTQLSRLVERALRGEEVILTRRGKAVARLVPIQHDEPEMRPVALHRRKLTAEEVTASLEGVDPETVPWHLLKPMSSQLTTGAPEWSGALRGARS; encoded by the coding sequence ATGCGAATCGGTTTGCAAAAAGCCCGCACGCAGCTTTCCCGGCTGGTAGAACGGGCCCTGCGGGGCGAAGAAGTTATTCTGACGCGTCGGGGTAAAGCAGTAGCGCGGCTGGTACCGATTCAGCACGACGAGCCCGAAATGCGTCCGGTAGCGCTGCATCGACGCAAACTCACCGCCGAAGAAGTAACCGCTTCGCTGGAAGGCGTTGATCCGGAAACCGTTCCGTGGCATCTCCTGAAGCCCATGTCTTCACAACTCACGACCGGGGCACCGGAGTGGTCAGGGGCGCTGCGGGGAGCCAGATCGTAA
- a CDS encoding sensor histidine kinase gives MTGQTDTSIAYALTHAIRSLLTLASGAFRVPCVRLQLENNVWETEACATLRLDTAVLDAQVRARQAPLVLEDTDAAGVPRLRFYAGVPVGEAGVLALADVRPHRFGPEQRLHLETLAELAAQLWQQEKARRRQLRFERLLRQKAAILERMARGAPLQAVLEEIARWIESESASGALVSILMLRGDRVYHGAAPSLPEAYRRAIDGRQIGPAAGTCGTAAYHRTEVITEDIATDPRWEPYRAFALAHGLRACWSTPVLASDGTVLGTFALYYREPRRPDAQDRELVALATHLTAVALERARQQALLQTRERQLMAVLEQAGDAILLLDAEQRVTLFNRTAERLFACRAADILGQPVARLLPDLNEVPATTDEPVQLEAVRCDGTRFMAELSRTTLMSEASAESLLIVRDLTERLQHEAELIRAREEAEAMNRLKSTLLTNLSHELRTPLTTVIGFADVIREEAAPGTLFHEFAQLIADGGRRLLHLLEEVMDLAQLEAQTLKAGRERLLLPERLRPLMATYRARAEQKGLKFRVQQAPGVAVWADPELLERAVEHLLDNAIKFTERGGVTVRFRQVEDQVGIVVEDTGIGIPEAALPHVFDEFWQASSGIGRTHEGLGLGLAVARRFVEIMGGRIEVESTPGRGSRFTIWLPAAPLTTPVPRS, from the coding sequence ATGACAGGACAGACTGACACTTCTATAGCATATGCGCTTACGCACGCCATTCGCTCCTTGCTGACGCTGGCGTCCGGGGCGTTCCGGGTGCCGTGTGTCCGACTGCAACTCGAAAACAACGTCTGGGAAACGGAAGCCTGCGCGACGCTTCGGCTCGACACGGCCGTACTCGATGCCCAGGTGCGGGCGCGACAGGCGCCGCTGGTGCTGGAAGATACCGACGCGGCCGGCGTGCCTCGGTTGCGCTTCTATGCGGGGGTGCCGGTGGGTGAGGCCGGGGTGCTGGCGCTGGCCGACGTGCGGCCGCATCGGTTCGGGCCCGAGCAGCGGCTACACCTGGAAACGCTGGCCGAACTGGCCGCGCAGTTGTGGCAGCAGGAAAAAGCGCGGCGGCGCCAGCTCCGCTTCGAACGCCTGCTCCGGCAGAAGGCGGCCATTCTGGAGCGCATGGCACGAGGGGCACCGCTGCAGGCAGTGCTGGAAGAAATTGCCCGCTGGATCGAGTCGGAGAGCGCCTCCGGCGCCCTGGTTTCCATCCTGATGCTGCGGGGCGATCGCGTCTATCACGGGGCGGCGCCGAGCCTTCCCGAAGCCTATCGCCGGGCGATCGACGGCCGGCAGATCGGTCCGGCGGCCGGCACGTGCGGTACGGCCGCCTATCACCGCACCGAGGTGATCACCGAGGACATCGCCACCGATCCCCGCTGGGAACCCTACCGGGCGTTTGCACTGGCGCATGGCCTGCGGGCCTGCTGGTCGACGCCTGTGCTGGCGTCCGACGGTACGGTACTGGGCACCTTCGCGCTTTACTACCGGGAGCCACGCCGGCCGGACGCGCAGGACCGCGAACTGGTCGCACTGGCCACGCATCTGACCGCCGTGGCGCTGGAGCGGGCTCGCCAGCAGGCGCTGCTGCAGACGCGCGAGCGGCAACTGATGGCCGTGCTCGAACAGGCCGGCGACGCCATTCTGCTGCTGGATGCCGAGCAGCGCGTTACGCTTTTCAACCGGACGGCCGAGCGGCTCTTTGCCTGTCGGGCCGCCGACATCCTCGGGCAGCCGGTCGCCCGACTGCTACCGGACCTGAACGAAGTGCCGGCCACGACGGACGAACCCGTGCAGCTCGAAGCCGTCCGCTGCGACGGCACGCGCTTTATGGCCGAACTGTCGCGCACGACGCTGATGTCGGAGGCCTCGGCCGAAAGTCTGCTGATCGTGCGCGATCTGACCGAGCGCCTGCAGCACGAAGCCGAGCTGATCCGCGCTCGTGAAGAAGCCGAGGCCATGAACCGGCTCAAATCGACGCTGCTCACCAACCTGAGCCACGAACTGCGCACGCCGCTCACGACGGTGATCGGCTTTGCCGACGTGATCCGCGAAGAAGCCGCGCCCGGCACGCTCTTTCACGAATTTGCGCAACTGATCGCCGATGGGGGGCGGCGGCTGTTGCATCTGCTGGAAGAGGTCATGGATCTGGCGCAGCTCGAAGCGCAGACGCTGAAGGCCGGCCGGGAACGCCTGCTTCTACCCGAGCGTCTTCGACCGCTGATGGCCACCTATCGGGCACGGGCCGAGCAGAAGGGATTGAAGTTTCGGGTGCAGCAGGCGCCCGGTGTGGCGGTCTGGGCCGATCCGGAGCTGCTCGAACGTGCCGTCGAGCACCTGCTGGACAACGCGATCAAGTTCACCGAGCGGGGCGGGGTGACTGTCCGCTTCCGGCAGGTGGAGGATCAGGTGGGCATTGTGGTCGAGGATACGGGCATCGGGATTCCCGAAGCAGCGCTCCCGCACGTATTCGACGAGTTCTGGCAGGCTTCCAGCGGCATCGGCCGCACGCACGAAGGACTGGGTCTGGGACTGGCTGTGGCCCGTCGCTTCGTGGAGATCATGGGCGGCCGGATCGAAGTCGAGAGCACGCCCGGCAGGGGCAGCCGGTTTACGATCTGGCTCCCCGCAGCGCCCCTGACCACTCCGGTGCCCCGGTCGTGA
- a CDS encoding HDOD domain-containing protein, with protein sequence MEELSEKEQQARLAEARILVVDDHVHARRLLRLQLRKYVAVQEAGSFDEALALCEEQMPDVALIDIHLGEVRTGVDLLQALRALPGGQQLRAIACTAYAVPGSRERFLEAGFDEYLAKPIHTEQLLRVLQRVLDPSYRPDRTRLALPEWELKLPPQPETITAVMELLSRDEEEIELKQLIELLHEDPITAAWVLRHVNSAYYALPHKVTTIERAVTMLGFLPVGNLVLTEVVTNAFEQVTTPEARHIHKHIMQVSLSTALFARELAALVEQISPEQAFTAGVLHQLGRLVFLSSAPERYISLWKTNLQGGSQWLQAPSPDDEVRTFGLNYAQLGADIARDWGMPELLIEAIRFHLDPRWATGRGRLLALLVRAGRTLALQFGCSGELLAQLSPEELPPTVRGALRELAEATHGSVQRFWRHVLSRSRAIQELACSYRQ encoded by the coding sequence ATGGAGGAGCTGTCTGAAAAAGAACAGCAGGCGCGCCTGGCCGAAGCGCGAATCCTGGTGGTGGACGACCACGTGCATGCGCGGCGGCTGTTGCGGCTTCAGCTGCGCAAGTACGTGGCGGTGCAGGAAGCGGGCTCCTTCGACGAGGCGCTGGCGCTCTGTGAGGAGCAGATGCCCGACGTGGCGCTGATCGACATTCATCTGGGCGAGGTGCGCACCGGCGTCGATCTGCTTCAGGCACTGCGCGCATTGCCGGGCGGCCAGCAGCTCCGGGCCATCGCCTGTACGGCCTATGCCGTGCCGGGCAGTCGCGAGCGGTTCCTGGAAGCCGGCTTCGACGAATACCTGGCCAAACCCATCCATACCGAGCAACTCCTGCGCGTATTGCAGCGCGTGCTGGACCCGTCCTACCGTCCCGATCGCACCCGGCTGGCCTTGCCCGAATGGGAACTGAAGTTGCCGCCGCAGCCGGAGACGATCACGGCAGTCATGGAATTGCTTTCGCGCGATGAAGAAGAAATCGAGCTGAAACAGCTCATCGAACTACTGCACGAAGACCCCATCACGGCCGCCTGGGTGCTCCGGCATGTCAACTCGGCCTACTATGCGCTTCCGCACAAGGTGACCACCATCGAGCGGGCCGTGACCATGCTGGGGTTTCTGCCGGTAGGGAATCTGGTGCTGACCGAAGTGGTCACCAACGCGTTCGAGCAGGTCACCACGCCCGAAGCGCGGCATATCCACAAACACATCATGCAGGTGAGTCTGAGCACGGCGCTGTTCGCCCGGGAACTGGCCGCGCTCGTGGAGCAGATCTCGCCTGAACAGGCCTTTACGGCCGGGGTGCTGCACCAGCTCGGTCGTCTGGTCTTTCTCAGCAGTGCCCCGGAGCGATACATCTCGCTCTGGAAAACGAACCTGCAGGGCGGCAGTCAGTGGCTGCAGGCGCCCTCGCCGGACGACGAGGTGCGCACGTTCGGGCTGAACTATGCGCAGTTGGGCGCCGACATCGCCCGGGACTGGGGAATGCCCGAACTGCTCATCGAAGCCATCCGCTTTCACCTGGATCCCCGCTGGGCGACCGGACGCGGACGTCTGCTGGCGCTGCTGGTCCGGGCCGGGCGCACGCTGGCCCTTCAGTTCGGCTGCAGTGGGGAGCTACTGGCGCAGCTTTCTCCAGAAGAATTGCCTCCGACGGTCCGGGGTGCGTTGCGCGAACTGGCCGAAGCCACGCACGGCTCGGTTCAGCGCTTCTGGCGGCACGTCCTGAGTCGGAGCCGGGCCATTCAGGAGCTGGCCTGTAGCTATCGTCAATGA
- a CDS encoding response regulator, producing MAEAVTVLLIDDQPLFVQYLLRFLGTEPRIEIVGVAHKAEEAVTLSQALQPEVILLDLSMPGQSGMDVLPQIREAAPHSYIIVLTSHDSEWYRDQARRRGADAFVSKHEVLERLVQVILERPVQ from the coding sequence ATGGCCGAGGCAGTCACGGTTTTACTGATCGACGACCAGCCACTCTTCGTGCAGTACCTGCTTCGTTTTCTGGGGACGGAACCACGCATTGAAATCGTCGGCGTTGCCCACAAGGCGGAGGAGGCCGTGACCCTCAGCCAGGCGCTACAACCCGAAGTGATTCTGCTGGACCTTTCCATGCCCGGCCAGAGTGGAATGGACGTGCTGCCGCAGATCCGAGAGGCCGCGCCGCACTCCTATATCATCGTGCTCACCTCGCATGACAGCGAGTGGTACCGGGACCAGGCTCGCCGGCGAGGAGCCGACGCTTTCGTCTCGAAGCACGAAGTACTGGAGCGCCTGGTACAGGTCATTCTGGAGCGGCCCGTTCAGTAG
- a CDS encoding response regulator, which translates to MNRNNWTAIIVEDHPIVRQGLRTLLERQGCQVVAETGDGLEALQLIETHQPRLLLLDLSLKGLNGLEVLRQARRRARSMRVLVLSMYDDDAYVVEALRSGAMAYVLKGSPVEELVHALEALYQGRRYLSAPLSERLLAQAEAPQDLRDPYETLTDRERQILHLTAEGYTSREIAERLFISPRTVEKHRENLMAKLDIHSQAELIHYAVQRGLVQPRRP; encoded by the coding sequence ATGAACAGGAATAACTGGACAGCCATCATTGTCGAGGATCATCCCATCGTCCGCCAGGGACTGCGGACGCTGCTGGAACGGCAGGGATGTCAGGTCGTGGCCGAAACCGGCGACGGACTGGAAGCCCTGCAGCTCATCGAAACCCACCAGCCGCGACTGCTCCTGCTGGATCTTTCGCTGAAAGGGTTGAACGGGCTGGAAGTGCTCCGCCAGGCACGGCGGCGGGCGCGCTCGATGCGCGTGCTCGTGCTGTCGATGTACGACGACGACGCCTACGTCGTCGAGGCGCTGCGCAGCGGAGCCATGGCCTACGTGTTGAAGGGTAGCCCGGTAGAAGAACTGGTGCACGCGCTGGAAGCGCTTTATCAGGGACGCCGCTATCTGAGTGCGCCGCTTTCGGAACGCCTGCTGGCGCAGGCCGAAGCGCCGCAGGACCTCCGCGATCCCTACGAGACGCTGACCGATCGGGAGCGCCAGATCCTGCACCTGACCGCCGAGGGGTACACCAGCCGCGAGATTGCCGAGCGGCTTTTCATCAGCCCCCGCACCGTCGAAAAGCATCGGGAAAACCTGATGGCCAAACTGGACATCCACAGCCAGGCTGAACTGATCCACTATGCCGTGCAGCGCGGGCTGGTCCAGCCGCGCCGGCCCTGA
- a CDS encoding sensor histidine kinase codes for MSEAQQTLAQNLQEARALIDRLSQEIRQLTLQLRPPLLDELGLVGALQAYIERYQKQTGIRVHLHIELEPELRLPELVELTAYRFVQEALTNVARHAQTEEVAVQLRLTDRELLLIVEDQGVGFDPEQAFATGRSMGLAAMRERIELLGGRLEITSQPGQGTRLKALLPLPEEADRLISTEASL; via the coding sequence GTGTCGGAGGCGCAGCAGACACTGGCGCAGAACCTGCAGGAAGCCCGTGCGCTGATCGACCGACTCAGCCAGGAAATTCGCCAGCTCACGCTTCAGCTTCGGCCGCCGCTGCTTGACGAACTGGGGCTGGTGGGGGCGCTGCAGGCCTACATCGAGCGCTACCAGAAACAGACGGGTATCAGGGTCCACCTGCACATCGAGCTGGAGCCCGAGCTTCGGCTGCCGGAGCTGGTCGAGCTGACGGCCTACCGGTTCGTGCAGGAGGCGCTGACCAACGTGGCCCGACATGCGCAGACTGAGGAAGTTGCCGTGCAGCTCCGGCTTACCGATCGGGAACTTCTGCTGATTGTCGAAGATCAGGGAGTGGGATTCGACCCCGAGCAGGCGTTTGCCACCGGACGATCCATGGGACTGGCGGCCATGCGAGAACGGATCGAATTGCTGGGTGGCCGGTTAGAAATCACAAGTCAACCCGGACAGGGCACCCGCCTGAAGGCCCTGTTGCCACTTCCGGAAGAAGCCGATCGTCTGATCTCAACCGAAGCATCGCTATGA